One Arthrobacter sp. StoSoilB20 DNA segment encodes these proteins:
- a CDS encoding DNA repair helicase XPB produces the protein MTDGPLIVQSDKTILLEVDHELATEARHAIAAFAELERAPEHMHSYRLTPLGLWNARAAGLDAEQVLDTLLKYSRFPVPHALLIDIEETMSRYGRLRLEKDAQHGLVMRTDDYPVLEEVIRAKKIAPLLGPRIDGETVVVHSSQRGQLKQLLLKLGWPAEDLAGYVDGQPHLIMLDESGWELRPYQKLATENFWAGGSGVVVLPCGAGKTLVGAAAMATSSTTTLILVTNTVSARQWKDELLKRTSLTEDEIGEYSGAVKEVRPVTIATYQVLTTKRGGLYPHLELVDGHDWGLIIYDEVHLLPAPIFRMTADLQARRRLGLTATLVREDGREGEVFSLIGPKRYDAPWKDIEAQGYIAPADCVEVRVDLPRDERVAYAMADDADKYRLCATSETKTKLVEDLVAVHKGEQLLVIGQYIDQLDEIAERLDAPLIKGETTVKARQKLFDAFRKGEIQTLVVSKVANFSIDLPEASVAIQVSGSFGSRQEEAQRLGRLLRPKQDGRAARFYSLVARDTLDQDFAAKRQRFLAEQGYAYRIMDAKDVGKDVGQEQ, from the coding sequence GTGACCGACGGTCCGCTGATCGTACAAAGTGATAAGACCATCCTGCTGGAAGTCGACCACGAACTCGCCACCGAGGCACGGCACGCCATTGCGGCCTTTGCGGAGTTGGAACGCGCCCCTGAGCACATGCACAGCTACCGGTTGACGCCTTTGGGCCTGTGGAACGCGCGGGCCGCTGGCCTGGACGCCGAGCAAGTGCTGGACACCCTGCTGAAGTACTCCCGGTTCCCGGTCCCGCATGCCTTGCTGATTGACATCGAAGAGACCATGTCCCGCTACGGCCGGCTACGCCTGGAGAAGGATGCCCAGCATGGATTGGTGATGCGCACCGATGACTACCCCGTGCTGGAGGAAGTCATCCGTGCCAAGAAGATCGCACCCCTGCTTGGCCCCAGGATCGACGGCGAAACAGTCGTGGTCCACTCCTCCCAACGGGGCCAACTGAAGCAGCTGCTGCTCAAACTGGGGTGGCCGGCCGAGGACCTCGCAGGCTATGTTGACGGTCAGCCACACCTCATCATGCTGGACGAAAGCGGCTGGGAGCTGCGTCCTTACCAGAAGCTGGCCACGGAGAACTTCTGGGCCGGCGGCAGCGGCGTCGTCGTACTTCCCTGTGGTGCCGGCAAGACGCTGGTGGGTGCGGCAGCGATGGCGACGTCCTCCACCACCACGCTGATCCTGGTGACCAACACCGTCTCGGCCCGGCAGTGGAAGGATGAGCTGCTCAAGCGGACATCCCTGACCGAAGACGAGATCGGTGAGTACTCAGGTGCTGTGAAGGAAGTCCGGCCTGTCACCATTGCCACCTACCAAGTCCTCACTACCAAGCGCGGTGGGCTCTATCCTCACCTGGAGCTCGTGGATGGCCACGACTGGGGTCTTATCATCTATGACGAAGTCCATCTTTTGCCCGCCCCCATCTTCCGCATGACCGCCGACCTCCAAGCCAGGCGCCGGCTCGGTCTCACGGCAACGCTGGTGCGGGAAGACGGCCGGGAAGGGGAGGTCTTCAGCCTGATCGGTCCCAAGCGCTACGACGCCCCGTGGAAAGACATCGAGGCCCAGGGCTACATAGCGCCCGCCGACTGCGTGGAAGTCCGGGTGGACCTCCCGCGGGACGAGCGGGTGGCTTATGCCATGGCTGATGACGCCGACAAGTACAGGCTCTGCGCCACCTCGGAAACCAAGACCAAGCTTGTGGAAGACCTCGTTGCCGTTCACAAGGGTGAGCAGTTGCTGGTGATCGGCCAGTACATCGACCAGTTGGACGAGATCGCCGAGCGCCTGGACGCTCCCCTGATCAAGGGTGAAACCACGGTCAAAGCACGGCAGAAACTTTTTGACGCCTTCCGCAAGGGTGAGATCCAGACGTTGGTGGTCTCCAAGGTGGCCAACTTCTCGATCGACCTTCCGGAGGCATCGGTCGCCATCCAGGTATCGGGTTCGTTCGGTTCACGCCAGGAGGAGGCCCAGCGTTTGGGACGGCTCCTGCGCCCCAAGCAGGACGGCCGTGCTGCCCGGTTCTACTCCTTGGTGGCCCGTGACACCCTTGACCAGGATTTCGCCGCCAAACGCCAGCGGTTCCTTGCAGAACAGGGATATGCGTACCGGATCATGGATGCAAAAGACGTGGGCAAGGACGTCGGCCAGGAGCAGTAA
- a CDS encoding LysR family transcriptional regulator ArgP: protein MSQFPSEQLLTFATVLSEGTLDSAARLLHITPSAVSQRLKALEQAAGRVLMQRSNPAQATEAGEVVLRLARQVAQLEADAGRELGLGADRAQLALPIVVNADSLAVWFLQALARVPRDLNVTFDLHRDDEQHSTSLLRSGTVMAAVTATPEPVQGCRVESLGVMRYRAVAAPDFVDRWFPDFPQGLDGEVLNTAPTVDFDRKDTYQWAFVRSWPGETGQAVERRGPRHYVPASHDFGDAIRLGLGWGLIPEIQCGPDIAEGRLVELAPERPFDVPLYWQRWKAASKVLDVLSDTVREVSGQYLSTP from the coding sequence ATGTCGCAGTTTCCATCAGAGCAGTTGCTGACCTTCGCCACCGTGCTTTCCGAAGGCACCCTGGATTCCGCAGCGCGGCTGCTCCACATCACGCCATCGGCGGTCTCCCAGAGATTGAAGGCCCTTGAACAGGCGGCCGGCAGAGTGCTGATGCAACGCAGCAATCCTGCCCAGGCTACGGAAGCGGGCGAAGTTGTTCTTCGACTGGCGCGCCAGGTCGCCCAGCTGGAAGCTGATGCCGGCAGGGAACTCGGCCTGGGCGCGGACAGGGCACAGCTGGCCCTGCCGATTGTGGTCAACGCGGACTCGCTGGCAGTGTGGTTCCTCCAGGCGCTGGCGCGAGTACCTCGCGACCTCAATGTCACTTTTGACTTGCATCGGGATGATGAACAGCACTCCACCTCCTTGTTGCGTTCGGGGACAGTCATGGCAGCTGTTACGGCCACGCCCGAGCCGGTGCAGGGGTGCCGCGTGGAAAGCCTGGGCGTCATGCGGTACCGGGCCGTTGCTGCGCCGGATTTCGTGGACCGGTGGTTTCCCGATTTTCCCCAAGGACTGGACGGGGAAGTCCTCAACACGGCTCCCACGGTTGATTTCGACCGCAAGGACACCTACCAGTGGGCATTCGTGCGGTCCTGGCCGGGCGAAACCGGTCAAGCAGTGGAACGCCGCGGGCCCCGCCACTATGTTCCGGCGTCCCACGATTTTGGTGACGCGATCCGGCTCGGGCTGGGCTGGGGGTTGATCCCTGAGATCCAGTGTGGACCGGACATTGCCGAAGGCCGCCTGGTTGAACTTGCTCCGGAGAGGCCGTTCGACGTCCCCCTGTACTGGCAGCGGTGGAAGGCAGCGTCCAAGGTCCTGGATGTTCTTAGCGACACCGTCCGCGAGGTGTCCGGCCAATACCTGAGCACGCCCTGA
- a CDS encoding response regulator transcription factor, with translation MKKNGPEAKLLVVDDEPNIRELLSTSLRFAGFEVVAASNGREALAAADLHAPDLAVLDVMLPDMDGFTVTRRLRAAGKHFPVLFLTAKDDTEDKVTGLTVGGDDYVTKPFSLDEVVARIRAVLRRTQPLEDDDAVIRVDDLELDDDAHEVRRGGTVIELSPTEFKLLRYLMLNPNRVLSKAQILDHVWEYDFNGDASIVESYISYLRRKVDIDPDAAALIQTKRGVGYVLRTAEKR, from the coding sequence ATGAAAAAGAACGGCCCCGAAGCCAAGCTCCTTGTCGTCGATGACGAACCCAACATCCGCGAGCTTCTCTCCACGTCCCTGCGCTTTGCAGGTTTCGAGGTCGTTGCCGCGTCCAACGGTCGCGAAGCCCTCGCAGCAGCCGACCTCCACGCTCCGGACCTCGCCGTCCTGGACGTCATGCTGCCGGACATGGATGGTTTTACGGTGACGCGCCGCCTCCGCGCAGCAGGCAAGCACTTCCCTGTCCTGTTCCTGACCGCGAAGGACGACACCGAGGACAAAGTCACCGGCCTGACAGTTGGTGGCGATGACTACGTCACCAAACCGTTCAGCCTGGACGAAGTAGTGGCGCGGATCCGGGCGGTCCTCCGCCGCACCCAGCCCTTGGAGGACGACGACGCCGTGATCCGCGTCGACGACCTCGAACTCGACGACGACGCCCACGAGGTCCGCCGCGGCGGCACAGTGATCGAGCTGTCCCCCACCGAGTTCAAGCTCCTGCGCTACCTCATGCTGAACCCCAACCGAGTACTGTCCAAGGCCCAGATTCTGGACCACGTTTGGGAGTATGACTTCAACGGCGACGCCTCGATCGTGGAGTCCTACATTTCCTACCTCCGGCGCAAAGTGGACATTGATCCCGATGCCGCGGCCCTTATCCAGACCAAGCGCGGCGTGGGCTACGTGCTGCGGACGGCAGAGAAGCGCTGA
- a CDS encoding helicase-associated domain-containing protein, whose product MSLIRALSKELEARSDDSLRALFAARPDLISPMAPDFAALAARASARVSVQRALERLNKPEMQVLETLHLSTNADTGHSISAAGLKKVIAGSTLSALDPILAKLQELALIHRADPPAGSPATSSRQRFYLPVGSLKDVIGIYPAGLGRSYTELVRLQPAFAQRVVQLVAELHQSGAGIHPASTPMDAALALQRWTSTPENLRSILATAPERTVGLLDKFGSWAMGAVPQAQRRASVTHESHDVGPIDWLLARGLLVPLDAGHVELPHSVGLALRGGAIVDDFTLTPPVPELGHTSAALRRNAAMGAIAEILRLAGELLFAVREQPLATLRSGGVGVRELRRLAESIRMGVHETAVLLELCAMAGLLRLDVDSSTWVQPPSLEWLTLPRQEQWLWMVNAWLASERAPSLVGQPLTGPSTTAHQGAAGTTINALSAEAQRPDAPVVRRRVLEILNELTVEAAAPDGKAPVLDARAVMQRAEWSQPRMSRRFSSLVRGILEEATLLGLMGSGALTQLGAAIAEARPEQAMTILGEHLPAAVNHILLQADLTAVAPGYLAPELSETLLLMADAEGQGPASIYRFSAATIRRALDAGQDAESLLAFLREHSATDVPQPLAYLVQDTASRHGRLRIGTSASFIQSDDETAISDLLAEARTSVLSLVRIAPTVLTSSASPKETARVLRELGLSPAVQEAEPAVVRFKRTTAVPGSARPVYTAPRTAPPDDDVDAQLLVLRQHRGVRSEAGGEASTQLGLETLQTAIRLKQAVTMNVVDSLGNANTETVVPVSVSGGRVRVFDPAKDTERVLSIHRIIDVEPAGDLRS is encoded by the coding sequence ATGTCCCTCATACGCGCGCTCAGCAAGGAACTGGAAGCGCGCAGCGACGATTCGCTGCGGGCCTTGTTTGCCGCGCGACCAGACCTGATCTCTCCCATGGCGCCGGACTTCGCTGCCTTGGCTGCGAGGGCGAGCGCCCGTGTCAGCGTCCAGCGGGCCCTTGAACGCCTGAATAAACCTGAGATGCAAGTGCTGGAGACGCTCCACCTTTCCACCAACGCCGATACCGGGCACAGTATCTCCGCGGCTGGCCTGAAGAAAGTCATTGCCGGTTCGACTCTTTCGGCGCTGGACCCGATCCTTGCCAAACTGCAGGAGCTGGCCCTCATCCATCGTGCCGATCCCCCGGCAGGTTCGCCCGCTACCTCCTCACGGCAGCGCTTCTACCTTCCAGTGGGCAGCCTCAAGGACGTTATCGGCATCTACCCTGCAGGTTTGGGCAGGAGCTATACGGAACTGGTGCGGTTGCAGCCGGCTTTTGCCCAGCGGGTAGTTCAGTTGGTGGCCGAACTCCACCAAAGCGGTGCCGGCATCCACCCCGCCAGCACGCCCATGGATGCTGCCCTTGCACTCCAGCGCTGGACTTCCACGCCGGAGAACCTGCGTTCCATCCTGGCAACTGCGCCGGAACGGACGGTTGGCCTCCTTGATAAGTTCGGCAGCTGGGCCATGGGCGCGGTCCCCCAGGCGCAACGTCGTGCCTCCGTTACCCACGAAAGCCACGACGTCGGGCCTATCGACTGGTTGCTGGCGCGCGGCTTGCTGGTCCCCCTCGACGCCGGCCATGTGGAACTTCCCCACAGCGTGGGCCTTGCGCTTCGGGGCGGCGCCATAGTTGACGACTTCACGCTCACCCCACCCGTTCCGGAGCTCGGTCATACCAGCGCGGCCCTGCGACGCAATGCTGCCATGGGCGCCATTGCGGAGATCCTAAGACTGGCTGGTGAACTGCTGTTCGCCGTGCGGGAGCAGCCTTTGGCCACGCTCCGGAGCGGTGGCGTGGGAGTGCGCGAACTCCGGCGCCTGGCCGAGTCCATCCGGATGGGCGTCCATGAGACCGCTGTCCTCTTGGAGTTGTGCGCGATGGCCGGGCTGCTCCGCCTTGACGTTGACAGTTCCACGTGGGTCCAGCCGCCCTCGCTGGAGTGGCTCACCCTCCCCCGGCAGGAACAGTGGCTCTGGATGGTCAATGCCTGGCTGGCCAGCGAGCGCGCACCTTCACTGGTGGGGCAGCCGCTCACCGGACCTTCGACAACCGCCCATCAAGGGGCCGCGGGTACCACCATCAACGCATTGTCCGCCGAAGCACAGCGGCCCGATGCTCCGGTGGTGCGGCGCCGGGTCCTGGAAATCCTGAATGAACTTACGGTCGAAGCTGCGGCACCGGATGGCAAAGCGCCTGTCCTGGATGCAAGGGCCGTCATGCAGCGGGCTGAATGGTCGCAACCGCGAATGTCCCGGCGTTTCAGCTCCTTGGTGCGCGGCATCCTGGAGGAAGCCACGCTCCTTGGCCTGATGGGCTCCGGCGCCTTGACCCAGTTGGGTGCGGCCATTGCCGAGGCCCGGCCGGAACAGGCCATGACAATCCTGGGTGAGCATTTGCCCGCGGCTGTGAACCACATCCTCTTGCAGGCCGACCTCACCGCCGTGGCTCCGGGGTACCTGGCCCCGGAACTCAGCGAGACACTGCTCCTGATGGCCGACGCCGAGGGGCAGGGTCCGGCGTCCATCTACCGTTTCTCCGCCGCCACTATCCGCAGGGCGCTCGACGCCGGACAGGATGCGGAATCGCTGTTGGCGTTCCTCAGGGAGCACTCGGCCACTGACGTGCCGCAGCCCCTGGCGTACCTAGTCCAGGACACGGCGTCCCGGCACGGCCGCTTAAGGATCGGCACCAGTGCCAGCTTTATCCAAAGCGACGACGAAACGGCCATCAGCGATTTGTTGGCCGAGGCCCGCACCTCCGTTCTGAGCCTGGTGCGGATCGCCCCTACGGTCCTGACCTCCTCGGCCAGCCCCAAGGAAACTGCGCGGGTGTTGCGCGAGCTGGGACTTTCCCCTGCCGTCCAGGAGGCTGAACCCGCCGTCGTGCGTTTTAAACGGACGACGGCGGTGCCGGGCAGTGCCCGCCCGGTCTACACAGCCCCGCGCACGGCTCCTCCGGACGATGACGTCGACGCACAGTTGTTGGTCCTGCGGCAGCACCGCGGAGTGCGGTCCGAGGCTGGAGGCGAGGCATCCACCCAGCTGGGCCTGGAGACCCTGCAAACGGCCATCCGACTCAAACAGGCTGTCACCATGAATGTGGTGGACAGCTTGGGGAATGCCAACACAGAAACCGTTGTTCCTGTATCTGTCTCCGGTGGACGCGTCAGGGTATTCGACCCCGCGAAAGACACCGAACGGGTGCTGTCCATCCACCGGATCATCGATGTGGAACCAGCAGGAGACCTGCGTTCATGA
- a CDS encoding GNAT family N-acetyltransferase, whose protein sequence is MTERYVFSAESDRVDRARVHQWLSEQSYWAQGRLRQKQDAAIDASRNYGVYDIGTGEQVAYARVVTDGVTFAWLCDVFVATEVRGQGIGKMLAAGVMADLEPLDLKRVLLSTADAHGLYGQYGFTELTEPSRMMARVR, encoded by the coding sequence ATGACTGAACGCTACGTCTTCTCAGCCGAGTCCGACAGGGTTGATCGCGCCCGTGTACACCAGTGGCTCAGTGAGCAGTCCTACTGGGCGCAGGGTCGGCTTCGCCAGAAACAGGATGCAGCTATCGACGCCTCCCGGAACTACGGCGTCTACGACATCGGGACTGGAGAGCAGGTGGCTTATGCTCGCGTCGTGACTGACGGCGTTACGTTTGCTTGGCTTTGCGATGTGTTCGTTGCGACCGAAGTCCGGGGTCAGGGCATCGGCAAGATGCTCGCCGCCGGTGTCATGGCGGACCTGGAACCACTGGACCTGAAACGCGTTCTGCTCTCAACTGCCGATGCCCATGGCCTATACGGCCAATACGGCTTCACCGAGTTGACTGAGCCATCAAGAATGATGGCTCGTGTCCGTTGA
- a CDS encoding AAA family ATPase, producing the protein MIGSVLINGFTFRGYRSFPSDQPAVLYPLRRVNLIAGQNNTGKSNVLRVIFDTFSTEKRDLSQWDRPLGDAEHTFKRSEIHKISEILTWPGIDTQSASVLEHLERFLCLPGIVFPGSSDGVSFGISGQGGIDNDSLRQMAREARQGQLAQSLSGALTSTRGGNPGEDAYRVLEWVARKRPAPPTSFTVSGVRTISDDSSHAPDLNGQSIKRRLLELQNPSTDRLHDKQVFLKVQEFVRAVLDDATVTIDVPHDLSTIHVTQRGRTLPIENMGTGVHEIVIIAAAATVVQDSIMCIEEPEVHLHPILQRKLLRYLALNTTNQYFVATHSAHMLDSEIGSIFHVTQREGLSSLRFAGAARERAAVCADLGYRPSDLVQTNAVLWVEGPSDRIYLKHWIEKLAPGRFVEGTHYSIMFYGGSLLSALSPLDAEEVEEFISLRNLNRYMMVLIDSDKKRSGASLNDSKQRVIEDLNSDPSTGMAWVTAGYTVENYVPEQVLTAAIHVAHPSTKKRTLSDQVRWANPLTADRLGIQQPSKVAISKVATKNWEDEWPLDLKKKVQNVISLIAAANSHI; encoded by the coding sequence ATGATTGGGAGCGTGCTAATAAATGGCTTTACTTTCCGCGGCTACCGAAGCTTCCCATCAGACCAGCCAGCGGTGCTCTACCCCCTTCGCAGAGTTAATCTCATCGCAGGCCAAAACAACACTGGCAAGTCGAACGTTCTGCGTGTCATTTTCGACACTTTCTCCACCGAGAAAAGGGACCTCTCACAGTGGGATCGCCCGCTTGGAGATGCGGAACACACGTTTAAACGGTCCGAGATACATAAGATTTCCGAGATTCTCACTTGGCCAGGAATTGACACGCAGAGCGCCAGCGTTTTAGAGCACCTAGAACGCTTTCTTTGCCTACCAGGGATAGTTTTCCCGGGGAGCTCTGACGGCGTAAGCTTCGGGATTTCCGGACAGGGCGGCATTGACAATGACAGCCTCAGGCAAATGGCCCGCGAAGCTAGGCAAGGTCAGCTAGCACAGTCGTTGTCCGGGGCTCTGACGAGTACCCGGGGCGGAAATCCGGGTGAGGATGCCTACCGGGTTCTTGAGTGGGTCGCGAGGAAACGTCCGGCTCCCCCCACTTCATTCACAGTCAGTGGCGTGAGAACAATTTCCGACGACAGCAGTCATGCTCCCGACCTGAACGGGCAGAGCATAAAACGTCGCCTCCTCGAATTGCAAAATCCCTCGACGGATCGTCTCCATGACAAACAGGTGTTTCTAAAAGTGCAGGAGTTCGTACGTGCCGTCCTTGACGACGCGACGGTCACAATAGATGTTCCCCATGATTTGTCGACGATCCACGTTACCCAGAGAGGCAGGACTCTCCCCATTGAGAACATGGGGACTGGTGTCCACGAGATAGTGATCATCGCCGCGGCCGCAACGGTGGTCCAGGACTCGATCATGTGTATTGAGGAACCCGAAGTGCACCTTCATCCGATCCTGCAGCGCAAACTCCTTCGATACCTTGCACTAAACACGACGAATCAATACTTCGTAGCGACTCATTCTGCACACATGCTCGACTCGGAGATAGGCAGCATTTTCCACGTTACCCAGAGAGAGGGACTTTCAAGTCTCAGATTTGCAGGGGCAGCGCGGGAGCGAGCGGCTGTGTGCGCCGACCTTGGATACCGACCATCGGACCTCGTGCAGACGAATGCAGTCCTGTGGGTGGAGGGGCCTTCCGACCGCATCTATCTAAAGCACTGGATCGAGAAGCTTGCTCCAGGCAGGTTTGTTGAAGGGACGCACTACTCCATCATGTTCTACGGAGGTTCTCTGCTCAGCGCGCTATCACCACTCGATGCCGAAGAAGTCGAAGAGTTCATCTCCCTCCGAAACCTCAACAGATACATGATGGTTTTGATTGACTCGGATAAGAAGCGCTCTGGAGCTTCTTTGAATGACAGTAAACAACGGGTTATCGAGGACCTCAACAGCGACCCCTCGACGGGTATGGCGTGGGTCACAGCAGGCTACACAGTTGAGAACTACGTACCTGAACAGGTGCTTACGGCTGCGATACACGTTGCCCACCCCTCAACCAAAAAGCGTACGCTTTCCGATCAGGTGCGATGGGCAAATCCCTTGACGGCCGACAGGCTAGGCATCCAGCAGCCAAGCAAAGTTGCCATTTCGAAGGTTGCAACAAAAAACTGGGAAGATGAGTGGCCCCTTGACCTGAAAAAGAAGGTCCAGAACGTTATTTCGCTTATCGCCGCAGCCAACAGCCACATCTAA
- a CDS encoding GtrA family protein — MRTLTHRIIGLIDLLWREIAKFGLVGGLGWIIDNALYAVLWHGPMSDSTIKARIVSTGVATLFSWFANRYWTFRHRRSERVWKEFGLFLVMNGIGLGIVLACQVVSRYVLGFQTFTADFVAGGVIGLILGTIFRFLAYRFFVFNEELDGDPEFANDHDASEDAITDPPVDTPTVDARAR; from the coding sequence GTGCGCACGCTGACACACCGCATCATTGGACTGATCGACCTTCTCTGGAGGGAAATAGCCAAGTTTGGCCTTGTCGGCGGCTTGGGCTGGATCATCGACAACGCACTCTACGCGGTCCTTTGGCATGGGCCAATGTCGGATAGCACCATCAAGGCTCGGATAGTTTCTACTGGTGTGGCAACCTTGTTCTCGTGGTTCGCCAATCGCTATTGGACATTTCGTCATAGACGTTCCGAGAGGGTCTGGAAAGAGTTCGGACTGTTCCTCGTCATGAACGGGATCGGGCTAGGGATCGTTCTCGCCTGCCAGGTGGTTTCCCGTTATGTCTTGGGTTTTCAAACGTTTACCGCTGACTTCGTGGCGGGAGGAGTCATTGGCTTGATCCTCGGAACGATCTTCAGGTTCCTTGCCTACAGATTCTTCGTATTCAACGAGGAGCTTGATGGCGATCCAGAGTTTGCCAATGACCATGATGCTTCGGAGGACGCAATAACCGATCCACCCGTCGACACACCAACGGTCGACGCGCGAGCCCGCTAG
- a CDS encoding LysE family transporter: protein MNYTDFLQSAGLGLATGLALIVAIGAQNAFVLRQGIRGEHIVPIVAVCALSDAVLIAAGVLGTGALITAAPAAVVVLRYVGAAFLVTYGVLAARRALRPQALTTSEGSRNDGGAKRGAAAAVTTVLALTWLNPHVYLDIALLGSIASAQGTPLQWWFGAGAMLGSILWFCSLGFGARFLRGFFARPRSWRFLDGGIAVTMVALGAGLALGA, encoded by the coding sequence GTGAACTACACCGACTTCCTCCAGTCCGCAGGCCTCGGCCTTGCCACCGGCCTTGCCCTGATCGTCGCCATTGGCGCCCAGAATGCCTTCGTCCTCCGGCAAGGAATCCGCGGCGAACACATCGTTCCGATCGTCGCGGTCTGCGCCCTCTCCGACGCCGTGCTGATAGCTGCCGGAGTACTTGGCACCGGTGCGCTCATTACGGCAGCCCCTGCCGCCGTCGTCGTTCTTCGCTATGTGGGGGCCGCCTTCCTGGTGACCTACGGAGTCCTGGCGGCCCGGCGCGCACTCCGTCCGCAGGCGCTGACCACCAGTGAGGGGTCAAGGAACGACGGCGGCGCGAAACGGGGCGCAGCAGCGGCGGTCACCACTGTCCTGGCCCTGACCTGGCTCAATCCGCACGTCTACCTGGACATCGCGCTCCTCGGGTCCATTGCCAGCGCACAAGGCACTCCCCTGCAGTGGTGGTTCGGGGCCGGCGCAATGCTGGGAAGCATCCTATGGTTCTGCTCCCTGGGTTTTGGCGCCCGTTTCCTCCGGGGCTTCTTTGCCCGGCCCCGCTCGTGGCGTTTCCTGGATGGCGGCATAGCCGTCACCATGGTGGCGCTGGGTGCGGGACTGGCGCTCGGGGCGTAG